The DNA region CACAAAGATGAACTTTTGTTTGAGCATCTTCACATTGTAACCTGTGACAGATCATAAAtgttaaagaaagaaagaaatgttttaaggatttctgattttttttccaggtgttttaattacagtttgattAAATAATGTTGTCTGTAAAAAGCGTGAATGAATAAGAATCATTTGCCAGTAGGCGGCGCTGTACAACAACGGTGATGTTGTTTATTACACCATTTTGCTACAAGTTcaccttttatttgtttttgcttccaGGGTGCTAATATCTTTGCTGCAAAAATCAACATTGAGGTTCAAAGAGCTTCTGAAGGAGCCATAGCTGCTATTGAGAGGAATGGAGGAGTCATTACGACCAGTTTCTACGATCCTATATGTCTTGGTATTTGATCAGCCTCGTGCTCTTACCCTTGTTATGGCGTCTGCATTTTGTGTGttgtaaataaaagctttttattcTCTGGTATTTACAGGAATTCTCATCAAGCCCGTCCCGTTCTTCTTACGTGGACAGCCTATTCCTAGACGAATGTTACCAGGAGAGGAACTCGTCCCATACTACACAGATGCTGAAAACCGGGGCTACTTGGCAGACCCAGAAAAGGTCCAGAAGGCCCGGTTAGCCCTGGCACAAAAGTACGGCTACGTTTTACCAGACATTTCAAAAGATGAACTGTTTCACATGCTCGCCATGAGGAAGGATGTTCGACAGATCTTTTTTGGCCTCGCTCCAGGCTGGGTTGTTAACATGCCGGAGAAGAAGATTCTAAAACCGACTGATGAGAAACTGGTTCAATATTATAGCTCGTAgatgataaaaataaatgaccTGGGAAAACTCTAAGGTTGGGATGTTGAACATGTGAAATGTGCAAGATTGTATCATTTATAATAAATACCTAACAAAATTGTATGAATAATTTCGAATTTGTAAGATAGATTAATCGATCTTAAAAATTGTCCACATTGCTATGACATTATCTCTGAGTGAATTATCGCTGATGATCGCCTCGTGTCTGAGCGTAACTGGCCCGTGCCGTATGATGGAAGGAACGTGAACTGTAACAGGTGAGGGAAGGGAAATAAGGAAAATAATATAACTCAAagaatgaaaacaggaaacagatgcCTGTTGATGTGTGTTACTTGTGAAACGGGTTGCCTAGGCCCTAGAAGGGGAGTTTGAAATTAGTCATAGGCAGCTGTATCCTGGTGTGGACGTTCAAAAGATCCATCTCCTTCCCTTCTGAGTACATTCATAGGCAAATGTACAGATATGACATATAGATCaaaattacagcatttacacTGTTAAATACAAGCCAGGTTGATTTAATAAAGTTCCCATTAGGATTTTGCCAATATTACATTCATCACTGTTTTACAACAAACTCACTGACGGAAAAGTATGACGATAATGGAGCCTTTTACTTGTAAGTCTCCATCACGCTCATGTTTGTATTCTGATGTCATATGGCACACTCGCTATTAATAACTTGGTATTTTACGCAGATTATTGTCTTAAGGGACGTGCCATAGAATTGCTGCTGGTATAAAAACAGTTTATCAAAGGAAGCAtatgtttgtgagtgtgtgcaagAACACGGGCATTGTGTTTCTCCACAAAGTCCCATTTGCCATGTTAGTTACTTGTGGGCCGGTCTCAGTGAAGCAGCAATAAAAAGAAAGGAATGAGCAGAAGGAAAGAAGAAATGACGCATTAAGTAGCAAGTTAAACAAACGTGATTTTATTAAGtcagcatttgcatttaaaaatcaaaatttaaaaagctttaaaaggTGAATTTCTTAACTCACCTTTGTAAGTTGTGGCCGTCTGAGTCAAAGGTTGTGCTTTGATGACTTTGCTTGCGGCTCCCTGAGTGTTTTCCTGAATCTCAAGTATCCAATAAACTACACAAGCAGTGGATACATACACAGCCGGCCCTGCCAGGAAAAACCAGCCCAAATCCTTACAGCATAATACTTTAAATAAATCACGCCACAGGAAAGAAACAGCACAATCATTGTTTATGGCAGAACTGCAGCGCTTATCTTCAAAGCAGCAGATCCTTTTGAATTCAGATCAGGTCTCAGACGAGCAGGAGAAAGAAAACCAGCGAGCTAAGAGTTTGCAGAGGGACACAAACGTAGACCATTGAGTGTGTGGCTGTCAAGTAAGGATAAAGGCATTTAATGAAGTATCTGCAATGAAGAAAACGATCATTTACTTTGGCTAAAAAGATTCATTAGTCTGTTTTAGGAGATTTTATCTCTGGTTTCTGCTCCAAATAATCTAATGTCTGAGTCTAACCAGTTCACACTGTTTAATTAAACATTCAAGCattgctgctggagctgaccGGGCCAGATTGTTTTAATTATCGGCTGCCTTGAATGAGTCGtttcagacagacacagatttCGTGGTGTCTCACAGCTCTCAGTGTAGTTCCAGTTAATAATTAGGGCTAATTACAGTTAAATGCAGgcccctctcctctgtctggtGTGGCAGAAGTCTGGGATGAAGGTCAGAGCACTCGGAAACCTGGTGGCTATTTCTGTCCAGCGCAGCTTTAATAAATGGTCGGCTGTggcaatacaataaaaaatcTTAGACTTATTTAGTTGATCAGATAAGAGTCTTATCAGCAGAATACAGTTTCTAATTTACAAAGAATAGTGCAAGAGTGGAGCTTTGCCTCATTATCCAGTCTCAGGCTGACAAAGCCTGCATGATTGACACATGAAATAAAATTAGAAAACAGCGTGATCACACCTCCGCTACAAGTGGAGTGAAGTTAAGGGTTCGAGCGTCAATCTAGTATTGAGTCATATAACACAGCGCACAGGCGTTTGAGTGAAACGTTAAATAATAGGTGAAACTGCAGAAGAAGATTGATCATCATCATTCTTTACACTTTCTTCCGgtgattcattttaaaaagtgcAAATCCTGCGTTTGCTCTCCAGGCCGCACTGTACACAGCCGGCGAGTCTGAGTCTGGCCTGTGTTTGAAGTCTGGCTGAGCGCGGCTGCTTATCTCCGCTCAGAGGTGGGGGCATCATTGTGTTCCGCTAATGAGGCTACATTAAGCCTGTCTACACCAGGGGGTATGTAATCCCCTCAGCTGGCCTGATGTGGGGCCGGGCAGGGCGCTGTTTGCACGGGGAGTGTGGAGGCTAGCACTCGCGGCCCTGCAGGCCTCTGCTCAAACACGCGATTAGGGCGCTGGGGATGGAGGCGGGGGCTCAGAACGCTGCATAGAATGCTGTCTGAGTCCCGACAGGGTATATCTTGATGCTGGCCTGCTGTGCCCACACAATGCTCAACAATGCAATACGGACCCTCACAGCAAAGCTCGAGGTCACAGGAGGCAAGAGCGTTATATCCGCTTCGCACCTTTCGCCAGGAACAATGCAGCTCTTTATGGATGAGCCACTGTGAGGAAACTGGAGAGATGGCGCCGGAGGCCGGTTGGAATACAGTGCTTCATTACCAGAGAGTCAAGGCACTAACCCAGTGATCAGCGACGTCCCGTTAAGAGTCTCCTGCAGCATCCAACGTAAAAATCCCCAGCAATGACAGAGCCAGGTGTGCGACAGCGATGAGACGCGAAAAACCATCCACCACCAGGAAAACCCGCTGTATGAGACCAGTGGCAAAAGGCTCCAGAGTTCCACCCACGGCTCCACACGGTCCACGCTTTGGCAGGATGCACTCCTCTACCTGTGCCAGCTCGCTCATCACTGATgaagtgaaggaggagaggagtgtcCCATATATGAGTTCTGTCCAATACAATGACACATTGTGGTGCAGAGAACAATCCCCATTCAGAGGGGATCGCGtccactcagctgcagctctgtgtttggCTTGGAGACAATGCGGTGATGCCCTACTGTCACCTCACAGATTAGAACCAGCAATAAGACAGAATGGAGGACAAGCTACTTGTAGCACAAACTGTTCAGatcgataaaaaaaaaacgcaaccACAAAGGCCTGCCGCTAAAACCACACGGTCCAAACTCTAAATCCAGACTTGAACCCCTCCCTCACgctaaacaacaacagcaaacactgtCTAATATTGAGTCGACTCAATCCACAGAGGTGAGCCCGGTCGAAACCAGCAGTTATTGTATTCACGCTGCGTCCCTTCGGGGTAATTGTTTAAATCCATTAGCGCTCTTCACAGCGCGTTGCAGCGCGCGTCCCGTTTGACACCGCGGATGTGGATTCCAGCTATAATTCTGACAACCTGCGAAGAGAAACGACACCACGCACCCCCCACCCCGCAAGTACAAACAACCCACAGACCGCTGTGGATCTAAATGAATAACTCTGCTTTAATGTAAAGGGCGAAGACGCCGtttctttttggtttttttggctttttggtGATTTCTGGAGACTTTTGATGCTATCTTCTTCTCAAAGGCGCATGCCAGCTCATCGGTTTCGACTGGTACAAAGGGAGATGAGGCTTAAAAGCACGCCTTAATCACTTCTGCTATCGAATTCACCGT from Betta splendens chromosome 4, fBetSpl5.4, whole genome shotgun sequence includes:
- the mrpl15 gene encoding 39S ribosomal protein L15, mitochondrial; its protein translation is MSFPKKPGVKALDVLQNLPRINLANLRPEPGSQKLEKRRGRGQHGGNRSGRGHKGERQRGNRPRLGFEGGQTPFYLAIPKYGYNEGHSRRPQYQPLSLKRLQYLIDLGRVDPTQPIDLTQLVNARGVTIQPLKRDYGVQLVDEGANIFAAKINIEVQRASEGAIAAIERNGGVITTSFYDPICLGILIKPVPFFLRGQPIPRRMLPGEELVPYYTDAENRGYLADPEKVQKARLALAQKYGYVLPDISKDELFHMLAMRKDVRQIFFGLAPGWVVNMPEKKILKPTDEKLVQYYSS